The genomic region CGCAGCCCGTCGCGCAGCGGCGCGGCGTGGAAGTTGCTGATCTCGGGGGCCCCGGCGGTGACCAGGCCGGCCAGGGCGGTGATCAGCTTGCGGGCCTCGTCGAGGTCCTTGTCCTTCTCGCCGCCCTCGGCGAGGCCGCACTTCACGGCCGCCGCGCTCATCAGGTGCACGGCGACGGTGGTGATCACCTCGACCGCCGGCACCTCCGCGATGTCGCGGGTCAGGTCGTCGAAATCGGGGGTCTCGTCGGCGCCGGTCGGCTCGCTGCTCACGTCTGGCTCATTCCGCGTAGGTGGTTCGGTACCCCCCGGAGGGTACAAGGCAATACCTTTGGGCCGGGCTAGTGTATTGTGGCTCGTGACCGGCCAGGCGCTTCACCGTGCCCGGCCAGCAAGTGGAGGTTCCATCTCCCACCTGATCGACCTCGCGGTCGACGGGTCCCGGTCCGCGACCGCAGCCAGCAGTGGCAGCGTCGCCAGTGGCGCCTCTCACCAGGCGTCGCCCCCGGTTGTGTGGAAGCCCCGCTTGCTGACGAGCGGGGCTTTTTTCGTGCCGCGGTGCCCCGAGCACCGCAGCACGCATGAAGCCCCGCCCAGTGGTCGAAGTCCACTACGTGCGACCGCCTCCCTGACGGCCGCATCGCAGAAGGTGCAACCAAGGAGGCCCCATCAGCACCGAGCCCCGCATCAACGACCGGATTCGCGTCCCCGAGGTGCGACTCGTCGGTCCCAGTGGCGAGCAGGTCGGCATTGTGCCGCTTGCCAAGGCGCTGGAGCTTGCGCAGGAGTACGACCTCGACCTGGTCGAGGTCGCGGCGACCGCCCGGCCGCCGGTGTGCAAGCTCATGGACTACGGCAAGTTCAAGTACGAGTCGGCCATGAAGGCCCGTGAGGCGCGCAAGAACCAGGCGCACACGGTCATCAAGGAGATGAAGCTCCGGCCGAAGATCGACCCGCACGACTATGACACCAAGAAGGGTCACGTCGTTCGGTTCCTCAAGCAGGGCGACAAGGTCAAGATCACGATCATGTTCCGTGGTCG from Kitasatospora azatica KCTC 9699 harbors:
- a CDS encoding DUF1844 domain-containing protein, with amino-acid sequence MSSEPTGADETPDFDDLTRDIAEVPAVEVITTVAVHLMSAAAVKCGLAEGGEKDKDLDEARKLITALAGLVTAGAPEISNFHAAPLRDGLRSLQLAFREASLVPDAPGAGPGEKFTGPVYS